Proteins encoded within one genomic window of Mya arenaria isolate MELC-2E11 chromosome 13, ASM2691426v1:
- the LOC128213177 gene encoding uncharacterized protein LOC128213177: MDRESMQQLSLHLSRVLGDIGVSRYIRTRRRKTWLMDETLVRIKNELAGRNLTTYTFGSQTEGTTTHGMKSDTDTLICDNDLPVILDWSEWRQGKENLLVVKNEQSPPQHCWLQYVRPDLPLPVTEVNRRSDMVDSEGRVLMTNTLIEMQEGMRQFTESGEVVQHGPSRSWSEMFDLINAFHRASLPEECKFLFCRPRPGHWPRPDTLAMARQTGVFLVPQGYTEDPSRPVKCRSTTFHVPVENMNYPLYKREWRFSTSIMERLLVFDMNIIQHKVYVFLKMLRKSIIKQVVDDRFSTFHVKTAILFTIETYPPNIWSEDNLVQCVIYCLTTLLRWLKIRLCPHYTISGVNLFTGKLFKHEQYKLHSMITEIIYSNFQCLYTIEMDDLGRRMSSVNSSQIIGVHTRCTLYQVQMALLYIWWATSFKQVHIALLINDKRDLYQPLIEHFETLNVLKNNGTKIEQETASLLIPSVCGAFASIKASRCIYQGQPVTHSILQLYQLSFDSDLLSSRLKFASMLYCSGQYEAAANCLTFCEGLMGTAVWQYCGCKGRQETPLTNEFRKKTVNTPFKDMLQKYTAFDVTFTRDDIHCVPKHLVYEMFRTAGDEEGQQRHPAHHYKWMDYIVIDCVPFLHYLQYLTHTQLNQHDRKLRALNNLYFYIFSSEGHGHIDTAWNMLGHCYELENELDLARVCYTESLQLYPRNNAANWHVARIMHQHLNG, translated from the coding sequence ATGGACAGAGAGAGTATGCAGCAGCTGTCCCTGCATCTGTCCCGGGTGCTGGGTGACATTGGGGTCAGCAGGTACATCCGTACCAGGAGGAGGAAAACATGGCTGATGGATGAGACACTAGTGAGGATCAAAAATGAGTTAGCTGGTAGGAACCTCACTACCTATACCTTTGGAAGCCAAACAGAGGGGACTACCACACACGGGATGAAGTCAGATACAGACACATTGATATGTGATAATGACTTGCCAGTAATACTTGACTGGAGTGAATGGAGGCAGGGGAAGGAGAATCTTCTTGTGGTAAAGAATGAACAATCTCCACCCCAACACTGCTGGCTACAGTATGTGAGACCTGACCTCCCATTACCAGTGACAGAGGTCAACAGGCGTAGTGACATGGTGGATAGTGAGGGCAGAGTGCTGATGACCAACACTCTAATTGAGATGCAAGAAGGAATGAGACAATTCACTGAATCTGGAGAGGTGGTCCAACATGGTCCATCAAGAAGCTGGagtgaaatgtttgatttaataaatgcatttcaccGTGCCAGCCTTCCTGAAGAGTGCAAGTTTCTATTCTGTAGGCCACGACCTGGTCACTGGCCCAGACCTGACACACTGGCCATGGCAAGACAGACTGGAGTGTTCCTAGTGCCACAAGGATACACTGAGGATCCTTCACGACCAGTCAAGTGCCGATCCACAACTTTTCATGTGCCTGTAGAAAACATGAACTATCCTCTGTATAAGCGGGAGTGGAGATTTTCAACATCTATCATGGAGAGACTTCTTGtatttgatatgaatataatacaGCATAAGGTGTATGTATTTCTGAAAATGCTTagaaaatcaataataaagcaGGTTGTTGATGACCGTTTCAGCACATTTCACGTGAAGACTGCAATTCTGTTTACAATAGAGACATATCCACCAAACATATGGAGTGAAGACAACCTTGTACAGTGTGTGATCTACTGTCTGACCACACTTCTCAGATGGCTGAAGATCAGGTTGTGTCCACACTACACCATCTCAGGGGTGAACCTGTTCACTGGAAAGCTGTTCAAACATGAACAGTACAAACTGCATTCTATGATAACAGAAATCATTTACAGCAATTTCCAGTGCCTATATACAATTGAAATGGATGATCTGGGGAGGAGAATGTCATCTGTGAATTCATCCCAAATTATTGGGGTTCACACTCGATGCACACTCTATCAAGTCCAAATGGCTTTATTGTACATATGGTGGGCAACATCTTTTAAGCAAGTACATATTGCTTTACTAATCAATGACAAGAGGGACTTATATCAACCTTTGATAGAACATTTTGAGACactgaatgttttaaagaacaatGGAACTAAAATAGAGCAAGAGACAGCTTCCTTGTTAATACCATCAGTGTGTGGAGCCTTTGCCTCCATTAAAGCCTCCAGGTGTATCTACCAAGGACAACCTGTCACACACAGCATTCTCCAGCTGTACCAACTGTCCTTTGACTCGGATCTGCTGTCCAGCAGACTGAAGTTTGCCTCCATGTTGTACTGCAGTGGGCAGTATGAGGCAGCAGCAAACTGCCTGACCTTCTGTGAGGGACTGATGGGGACTGCAGTGTGGCAATATTGTGGGTGTAAAGGAAGACAGGAAACACCACTAACCAATGAGTTCAGGAAAAAGACTGTAAACACACCATTCAAGGATATGTTACAGAAGTATACAGCCTTTGATGTTACTTTTACTCGAGATGATATCCATTGTGTTCCAAAACATCTGGTGTATGAAATGTTCAGAACAGCAGGAGATGAAGAGGGACAACAGAGACATCCAGCACATCACTATAAATGGATGGACTACATTGTAATTGACTGTGTCCCATTTCTCCACTACCTACAGTacctcacacacacacaactgAACCAACATGACAGAAAATTGCGGGCACTGAACAATCTTTATTTCTACATATTTTCAAgtgaaggtcatggtcatataGACACAGCCTGGAACATGCTGGGCCACTGTTATGAACTGGAGAATGAACTGGATCTAGCCAGGGTCTGCTACACTGAGTCACTGCAGCTCTACCCAAGAAACAATGCAGCCAACTGGCACGTGGCTAGGATCATGCATCAGCACTTAAATGGCTGA